The genomic stretch CAGCTATCTGCCTTGTAAGCTGTTCCTGAAGCTGGAGCTTGAAACCATAAAAATGTACAATTGATTGCAAAAGGGATTTTCCGATGCAAGTGAAGCCTTCGGAAAGGAAGTATCCTATGTGAACAACTCCATGAAATGGAAGTAAATGATGCTCGCACTGCGACCAAAAGGGCAAGTTCAGCTCAGAGCATATTTGTTTGTTGTTGGAGTTTACTTCCAATTTGGAGTTCAGAGAGTTTAAGCCACCAGAAAGAGTACCGTTCAACTTCACATCCATGTCAATGCTTTGGAAATTCAACAACCATTTCACATATTGGCTAGGAGTTGCCGCAAGTTCCTTCCGCATCGGATCTTCTCCCAGTGATTTTAGAATTGAAGATACAGCTGTGACCATTGCAGGATTGAGAGGTACAATTTTTGACGAAACTTTAGCAGAAAGAGAAGACACAGATGGACACCAGCATTGGTCAGATGATCCTCTAGGACAAACATTTTCAATATCTATATCTCGAAATTTAAGTAGGCCAAAAAAATCGGTCCAAACATCTGCATTTTTGTTTCCAAAAACTCCAGAACCTGAAGAGACAATCACATTCACCCACCTTTGGTGGTTTGACTCAAGAAAGATTGATTCTATATCTGGAAAGTGTAAATGTTTACACTGAAGTATCACAGCAACACCTGCTGGCTTTATTCCCTGTTGCAAACCCAAACACACTTCATCTGCTAGACGTTGTGGCTCT from Arachis stenosperma cultivar V10309 chromosome 9, arast.V10309.gnm1.PFL2, whole genome shotgun sequence encodes the following:
- the LOC130951849 gene encoding GTP cyclohydrolase 1 → MGCLDEGHFNGELENELSIGLGEVGFDEERVAAIGDAVKLLLQGLGEDVNREGLRKTPLRVAKALLEGTRGYRQKVNEIVGDALFPEAGLDNNRIGHAGGAGGLVVVRDLDHFSYCESCLLPFQIKCHVGYVPSGKRVLGLSKLSRVTDVFAKRLQEPQRLADEVCLGLQQGIKPAGVAVILQCKHLHFPDIESIFLESNHQRWVNVIVSSGSGVFGNKNADVWTDFFGLLKFRDIDIENVCPRGSSDQCWCPSVSSLSAKVSSKIVPLNPAMVTAVSSILKSLGEDPMRKELAATPSQYVKWLLNFQSIDMDVKLNGTLSGGLNSLNSKLEVNSNNKQICSELNLPFWSQCEHHLLPFHGVVHIGYFLSEGFTCIGKSLLQSIVHFYGFKLQLQEQLTRQIAETISPLLGGNVIVVVEASHTCMISRGIEKIGSSTSTIAVLGHFSTDRAARATFLQSIPTPTYCEGQ